The genomic region CCAAGTGCCATTGCCCTAAATTCAACTTCTGCACTAGATCTAGCCACaacattttgttttttactCCTCCAAGTCACAAGGTTGCCTCCTAGGAAAGTACAATAGCCCTAGGTTGATCTTCTATCAACAATAGACCCTGCATAATCCGCATCAGTATAGGCTTCAAGGGTTAATTTCTCCCATTTCCTAAATAAAATTCCTCTGCCTGGCATACCCTTTAAGTACTGTAGAATCTGATACACGACTCTAAGATGTGATTCTTTGGGGTTGTGTATGAATTGACTTACAACACCAACTGCATAGGCAATATCCGGTCTAGTATGTGACAAGTAGATGAGCTTCTTCATAAGTCTTTGATATGAACCTTTATCAACTGCTACATCTTCTAGTGCATCTCCAAGTTTGTGATTAACCTCTATGGGCATCTCTGCTGGTTTGCATCCCAACTTGCCCGTCTCTGTCAACAAATCAATTATGTATTTTTGCTAAGATATGAAGATTCCTTCCCGAGAGTGTGCCACTTCAATACggagaaaatattttaacttactGAGCTCTTTGACTTCAAATTCTTTTACTAGGCATTTCTTTAAATTCTCCACTCCTTCTAGATCATCACCAGTCACTATAATGCCATCTACATAAACTAATAAAGCAGTCACTCCTCCTGAAGATGAGTGCTTTACAAACACAGTGTGATCTCCTTGGCTCTGTTTATACCCCAACTTATGCATCACTTTGGTAAACCTTCCAAACCAAGCTCCCAGGGACTGTTTTAATCTATACAAAGCCTTTTTTAGTCTACAAACTACATGACCTGTATTTAGACCGAATCCTGGTGGAACATCCATATAGACTTCCTCCTCAAGATCACCATGTAAAAAGGCatttttgatgttaaattgCTGTAATTTCCAGCCTCAATTGGCAACTAGTGATAACAACACTCTCAAAGTGTTCAACTTTGCAACAGGGGCAAATGTCTCAAGGTAGTCTATTCTATACATTTGATTGTACCCTTTAGCAACCAATCTTGTTTTGTACATCTCCAAAGAACCATCTGACTTATATTTCACTGTGAACACCCAGCGACATCCCACTGGTTTCTTTCCTCTCGGTAATTTCACCAAGTCCCatgtcttatttttttcaagGGCTTCCATTTCAACCTCCATGGcatttttccaattttcatCATCTAATGCCTCGAATGCAGTTTTGGGAATGGAGATGAATTTAGGCTAGTAAGAAAGGCTTTGTTGTTATGGGACAAATTTTTGTAAGACATGAATAAGTACAAGGGATGTTTTGTGTAGGCTCTAGTCCCCTTTCTAATAGCAATGGGAAAATCATAGTCTCTCTGATCTGAATTTTCAGTAGTTTCAGTATTAGTATTCAAAGTAGGTTCAGCAATTACCTCGGGTTGTATAGTAGCAGGTTGTATAGGAGAAGAAGATGATTGAACTCGCACAGTGCATTCTTCCTTGAGTAAACCAGTAAAGGACGAGTAGTATCCTGAATCCCTTCTTGTGATTTGGGTATATTAGGCTCTGTTTCAGGTTACATAGTTTCAGGCTGAGACATAATTTCGAGTTGGGCAGGCTGGTTGGTAGGCAAGGACTGAGTGTGAGTATTTGGCTGGGTAGGAGCTGGAAAATCAaggagaaaaaattatttatcctTATCTTCTGTGAATGAGATCTCCCCCTGAAGATAAGGACGAGTAAAGTAATTCTCTTGTTCTGCAAAAGTAACATCAGCTGATACATGATATTTTTTTGTGGCTGGATGATAGCATTTGTACCCCTTTTGAGTGGAAGAATAACCGAGAAAGACACATTTGGCAGCTCGTAGATCAagttttcccctgttttgagaATGTACATGTATAAAGGCGAAACAGCCAAATTTTTGGGAGTAAGGTTATTTAAAGTATTGAAATTAGAGAATAATTTTGCTAGAACTTGCACAAGACTTTGAGATTCAAGAACTTTTGTAGGCAATCTATTTATCCTATGAGTAGCAGTTAAAACAGTCTCTCCCAGTATTGTTTAGGGACATTTTTTTGGAACAAAAGGGATCTTGCAATAGCTAAAATGTGACCATTCTTTCTTTCGGCAACACCATTTTGTTAGGGTGTGCTAACACAAGATGACTCATTTATAATGTCTCTTTCTTGGAAATATGGTGAgagaaattgattgaaatagtcCTTAGCATTTTTTGAcctaaacctttttattttagcACCAAATTGTGTTTTTATCATGTTGTAAAAGGTTGAAAAGACAGACCTTACATCAGATTTCTGTTTTAAAAGGAATATACAAAACACACGGGcacaatcatcaataaaggaTACAAACCATTGAACCCCAGAAATGTTTGAAATAGTGGCTGGTCCCCAAACATCACTATGAATAAGAGTAAAAGGAGCGGATGTCCTTTTATTGCTTACCGGAAAGAGGTATGTTTATGTTTTGCAAGATCACAGACATCACAATGGAATTTTTCAACAGTTAACCCTTTGAACAATAAAGGAAACATAACTTTAAGGACTCTAAATGATGGATGACCAAGGCGGATGTAATCGAGCCAAATTTGGTCTTTATTGGTTTTAACAGATTCTGGGATGAACGATAATGGTGAGGAATTCAGAGCACTAACTTGTCCACTGGATTATTCAATATAGTATAGGCCATTTACTTTTTTAGCATGTCCAATCATCTTCCTCGTATTCTGTTCCTAAAAAATACATCGATTGGGATAGAAAACCACACTACAATTAGAGTCTTTAGTAACTTTTTGGATGGATAGAATATTGGTAAACAAGTTTGGAACATGGAGGACATTTTTAAGAGTAAGAGTTTTGTTTATAACAATATCACCCTAACCAGCCACTGTGATCACAGAACCATCGGCTACTGTTATCTTTCTATTACTAGGGCAAGGTGTATATGAAACAAATTTTTGTGAGGAATGGGTCATGTGGTCTGTAGCTCCTAAGTCAATGATCCAAGAACTTTTGGTGGGTATATCCGAAACTTTAGAATCTTGAGAAGAGGACATACCTGAAAAAGCCAAACTACAAGTACCTGTTGAAGAAGATTTTTCCAATGATCCCAGTAGATTCTTcaacttctcaatttcttctttaTTGAACTCAACAAGTGATTCTTGAGAATTCCCTTCTCCAGTCAGGTGTCTTGCTGTATATGCTTGCCCTTGTCCCTTTGGTTGTCCacttttttctgaaaattttttgtttgttgtcTGTGGCTTCCCATTTAACCTGTAGGCTGCTTGGATGTTCTACAACTCACTTGTTGGGTTTGAGTTGTTCATAGAGACTTCTGAGATATCCCTAGTATTGCTGGTTTTGACAGTTTCAGCCATGTTTCTTTTGAACAAATTCTACAGGCTTGAGGATTGATCGGGAGTGAGAAGAAGTTgccaaacaaagaaaaaaaatcccaGAATTTGAGCTAAAAAGGCCCTGATACCATGTTAAAACCAGGCTAATTTTTTCACAAGAAATTAcactaatatatatacacatagtGAGCCTAACTTAAGAAACTCTAATCTAGGAAATAGACTAATTCTAGGAATGTTGACCCTAAAAAAATAGCCTTAAAGTTAGGGATAACAATCATTGAAATATTTACAGAATCCTAGCTGATACACAAATATTCCTTATTTAGGAAACTGTAATCTGACAATAACTATATGACTTTTATTAGTTTGATGGAATATTATTAGCAAATGTGCCTATCAATAGGATTTGCTGGAGTTATGATCATATATGTGCATTTATTGTATATGAATCTATATTCTATCTTTGCATAGGTCTCAATGTTCAAGAAGAACTTTGATCATCTTCCTATAGAAGCCTATCTTGGTAACTATAGACGGGCAATCCGTGGTAACCCAAACTACTTTTTAACCTATGGAAATGGGAAAGCAGCTGCTCGTATTCAAGATCATCTTCGTCCTCATGGTGCACATAGATGGCATAACTACATGAAGGCACCAAAGTATGTTATTTCTCCTATTCCATCCATTTTGtgtaaataaattgatatggttaaatgtattattatgtatatcTGGCATTGTGTACAGTGCAAATAGTTAAAGTCCCTTGTACTGATTCAAGGAATCTTTGATCAAGTCCACAACAATTATGCCTAGACACACTTTTAGGGCCAAAAGCTTAAGAAAGAGTGACATTTtgctttctttagttttttgtttcttttattagcTTTCTTTTAATTGCCAAAAGAAGATAATATTATCTCTCGTTACAAGAATGAAACATTGGATAACAATCATAATATAATCCGTGTGCAATTTTGGGTTTGTAGATTGAAGTGAACAAACATTGAGCTTTTGTTGATGATGACTTTCTGTTAAGtagttaaacaataaataagacTAGTTTTTTAACTTTCTATCCACAAACCTTAAATTTCAAGCTTATTATatgcttcttttttctttttatgtgcCTGTAATGGACCTTGCACCTTTGACAACATTGATACGTACTTTTGTATGATATGTTGTTCATTGCTTCAAGCACTTCTTTCCTTTCttatttattgatatataaCTACCTTGATTTTGTGTAATATATCATAGGGAGATCAAATTGGATGAGGCTGCCGTTCTGCATTACACATACACCAAATTTTCTGACCTCACTTCAAGGCGTGATCGATGTGGCTGCAAGCCTACGAAGGAGGATGTTAAAAAATGTTTCATGTTAGAATTTGATAGAGCTGTGAGTTCCAATTGATGCCTAACTTGCTTTTCAGTTTCCCTTGCCCTTGCTTTTACTTGAAGGATTTCCTGTATTCCATTTAGGTTATACATTAAACCAATGTGAGTGTCATTTTTCCTGCCATTTTTAGATAATATtcctttcaaaaataaatgGCTTTATGGTcttaggaaaattaatttacgGCTTGCCTGTCATTGGGTGCAAAGTCGTGGGTTACTTGCAATATTTTCAAGGCTATTTTAGAGGCAGATTACTAGTTTATGTCAGGCTTCTCCTTTTATTTACTGATATGGATGAATGTTGAGCTTGATTGCTTATCTCTAAGTTTAGATACTAATGTATTTACATGATATTGGGTCATTTTATATTCCTAATATTTGGGATTAATTTGCTTAGAGTTTGttcacattttatttcataCAGGCATTCATAATTGCTTCAACTGCAACGGAGGAGGAAATGCTTCGCTGGTAATGCTTATATTAACATTTGAAATATACTCTAAAATATATCCTATTTTAGACTGTAGAAGAATTGTTGATGATGTATACTCCTTACATTCCCTAGAGGATGAAGACTTTATATTTGTCTTCCTCAAATAGTATGGTTTTTCTGACTTAGGTACCGTCACCATGTGGTGTGGACTAATAAAGCATTGAACTTGAAACTTTTGAAGAGGGGCATTTTAACTCGGATTTATACTCCCATGGTGGGTAAAAGTAAAACTAGTACAGCTGTTTATCTGATGCCTTGTGTTTTATTCTTTCGTTGATTTCGCAGTGAAATATTTGTGGTCGAAATGCTGGATCCTCAAACCATTcacttttttttcccctttttttaatatattcacaGGCCATAATTCAAGGACTTAGGGAATCTGGTGTTTTTGGCTCTGTATTACAGTCAGCACAGACACTCTCCAAGGACAAGTTCTTGTCCTCTGTTGAGAGTAGCAACTTTTCTAGCGTAGATAAACAGATTGGTGTCAAAGAATCTCAGGCAACTGCCAGAAGAATCTTGGATATCAACGACAACTTTTCTGGTGGTTCAGCAATCCCACCACTTTCTCCTCCAGTCCCGGACGATTTTCACATTGGAATATCATGAGGGATTAAATTCAGTGATTACTGCCTGCCTCATTGTTCCTGCAAGGAGTTATTGAGATTTGAGTTGAAATTGGATACATGAGACAACTTGAAGTAAATGAGACAGCAGTTACTGGAAGCACCAACCTACTTGGCTTTGTTGGGCTATTCCCGAAGGCGATCATTACCGAAGTTGTGCTGTACATCCAGGTTAAATCACAGTAGATTATATAGTGAAAAGGCGTAGAGTGGCATTTTGTTTTGATATACATACACTTTCCCGAATGATGCCTAGGCTAGCCGCTCATTTTTAACCATACTACTTAGTCTAAACACATTGCTGATCATGTTAACTTACAGAACAGCACATTGCTGTTCCATTCTTTAGCACGAACTTGAAAAGAATTGCATTCTGGATTACTTGATTCCTGTGAAAAAGTTATTAATATTGCAAGCTATTTGATTTTGTATGTACTACATATCCCTCACTTCAATGATCAATATTGCAAGCTTAATTCAAGTACTCGTCCAGGCTGAGGCATCAGATTAATTTTGCAAGCTTAATATTGCAGCCTTCAACTCTGTCCATTACATCGCTTATTTGAAAGAGTAGGATACTTAATATAGAGCGCACACTCTGCATTGACTATCTTAAGAATGGTGTTCTCTCATGAATTATCATGATGCAAGAGAACTCAAGATTACAATTCAGATCATCTTAGATCAGTGATGCTACATCCCACGTCCGGAGGCGTCTTCCCGTACATACACCTTGCTCAAACATTTTTACCACGTTAACCATTTTATTATGAGCACTTAATTCATATTGAACTTATTTGAGCTTTAACGACCTCAACTTCGCACTTAAAAGGCCCATACCTTAGGGGGCAATGGTATGGATATATATtgttagcaaaattaataataattaaattagattttcagtcccttaattttattaagtaaaaatgaataagatgatCTTTCAAAGTGTTATAAAAATTCGAAAACGtgttttctaaatattttgattaaggtatcgatactttgaaAGTATCGGATAAGGCTCGACTCCCCTGCCAGGTTGACTTTCGGCCTTGGGTTTACTATTTTCTCGTCAGGTTGAATTTCGGCCCTGGGTTTACTATCATCTTTCACCAGGGGCTTACCCCCCTGTAAATGCTTCCTGAACTTTAAAGATCGACTTTTGTTTAATGGTAATGGAGGCATAGAGGATCTAGCTAGTCTTATGTTGTTGCTCAATGAAGGAGAACATTGAGGCGAGCTTTTTCTTACTAATACCATAAGACTAATAGTATAAATTTGAAACttatccctaaaataaaaaagactagTAATAAATTCGGCATCACCAAGTACTTAACCAAACAGCACTCCTAACAATTTCACTTTATTACTATTGCAAGTTAAAACGAAAGTCACAACAGTGAATGGAAAGACCagcattttaaaggaaatagtCCACATTTGTTCACAAGGTCTTAAGATTACTAGATTTTTGTTTTAGTGCAGAAAACCTCATAAACTTAAAGCTTAAGAGCTTGAGCATGGTGGCGGATGTGATCATCAATGAAGGTGGAAATGAAGAAGTATGAGTGATCATATCCAGGCTGCAACCGCAATAACAACGGCACATTCACACTCCTACATGCCTCCTCAAACTTGTGCGCCAGAAGTTGGTCTAAAAATTTGTCATCCTCCCCCTGCGTCCagaaacatataaacataaaataaaattttgattcatcCAACGCAGCTTTTACGAAACAATGCGGATTGAAAAGTAGAAGAATTTAAAAGCAAACATATTTTCCAATATTAGCATTTCCTTCCCTCACTTGTCTAAAAGGATAGTTCATATGATACTTTTAGTAGTGCTACCCCTCCCTTCTTCGGATTTTGAATAATGGTTTCTGATCGTTGTCTAAATTTTCGTACTTTTCAAGCaggctttctttcttttcttgaaCAAGTTTTCTTGTCAAATTAAAGAACTGTGTAAATCCTAATACCATCCCCATTGCCAACAGATTGTGATATATGGAGGTAACAACCAATAAGAGCAGTAATACATTAAAATACTTCACTGTTATATCATTGGCAAAATAAATCTGAAAGGTGAAAAGAATATATCATTCTTCAAATTTAGACTTTAGAGGATTAAGTACTATCATAACTTAGAAATTTATTAAACTTGAACAACTCATGAGATTGAAGAATAATAAGACATCTAAACTGCTTCAAAATAAACGAGAAAACAAAGTTATAAGTAGACACTTGTTTTGTGTTGGGTAATACTTAAAAAGAGAGATTTTACTCTTACCTGATCAATCAAAATGGTAGCTGATACATTATGGAATTTTTTTATCAGGCAAGTGGCATCATATTCCtgcaatttttttccttcttttttagatttattctcCACCccaagattaaaaaaaataggtaaaaatgaAGGGCATTCATTAGTCAAATGATACTTGACCTCCCAAGCAGCTTTGTCATTGCCAAGATAGTTTGTGAATGCCTTCTGACCCCAGGGGCAATTTATAGGATTGGCAATGGGTGCAAAGGCAGACGCTGActgtaaagaaaaagaacaaagaaggATAGAAGCAAGTAACTTCGAGTAAGATGAATAAATATCTAGTTATCCTCTGGAGAATAAATTAGAAATTCTAAGAAAAAGCACAAAGAACGTATAAAAGCAAGGAACTTAGAGTGAAGCTGAATACATATCTATATCctctagaaaataaattagaaattcttagtcaataaaataaattaagatctCTACTGCAACTACCTTATACTTATCAAGGTTTTtcagataaattgtgagagcaCCATGTCCACCCATAGAATGACCAGAAATAGATGCTTTTGATGTATCAAGTTGAGGAAAATTTTCACTCAGAAGTTTTGGCAGTTCTTTCACAACATAATCATACATACGCCAGTTCTTCCACTTCTGTTGTGTAGCATTAAGATAAAATCCAgcacctaaaattttaaaaatcaagggAACATAAAAAAGTGAAGGGAGGAGGAGATAGAAAGTTAGTCAAAATTATATGCTTCGTGCACATCTATATTCAACTATTCATGCCAACCAGTGTTGGAAAAATATCGAGCAATGCAccatgtaaatttaaaaataatgtttccCACATGGAAGCAATGCTGGGAGCAGGTAAGACAATAATAAGAATTGCTTGGAAAGTTTTGCAAAGATGCATTTTTTCTGTGGTTAAATCCCCAATCGCCAGTAAATACTAGGGGGTGACTCAGAATTATATTACTTGATACCTAATCAATAAAGTATGtcttaaattattgtttctGGGTCAtgtcaaaagaaaaatcaaaactaGCTCTGAAATTAATAAGCATCTAAATCTTTTGCTCAGCAAGATTATTAATACTCATTTTGCACTCAAATCCAATTTGTTGACAGAAAATTCCATAAAAGGGAAAAGGAGAAGATTGCTAAGATTTCTTATTAAAAAGGGATGAAAAgccaaaaggaaataaaaatttctagTCAACATAATTTCCAGTTTGGTAGCATATTCCCTTATCTAGTTTCACGGATTCTCTAGTGATTACAAATGTATGTGTGCATGTATATACAAACATACAACTACAAATGCCCTTTGAGCAAAATTGACCATCCTATTTCTTATCAGGAAACTTTCCCTGATAGAATAAATTAATGCTTCATTTGGATGGCAATGGAAAGGGATTCCCACCGCACAGAAGCTTGTTTTGTCACTGGACCCTTAGTGGTGCAGTGGAAATTCCACCCAAATGAAGCCTTCACCTTTGATATTTTCCAGGATTCCCTGCTAAAAGAAATATTGTGCATGCTTCAGTTCGTAACATAAAACTGAAATGGCACCATTTTCCCCAGGAAGAGTTCTCCAGAATTAAGATACAAGATATAAAACAGTTTGATATTGGGTACAAATGTTTAGGATTTACCATAAAAGATATCtggaaattcaaatttaaacaatcCAAATGCTGCATACCTACACCAAAATCCCAGCTGTCAGCCTCTCCTTCCACATTCAGGCCTCCTGTAGATTAGAAGGGGGGGAAGAAAGGAAATCAGCTCTGTACATTTAGTagataaaatgacattttgaaaACGATAATTTATATTGAACTAAGAAAGGCATTTTGGAGAAATTTGCATCCAAATATATAAGTTAAAGTTAGTTTCTTGACAATGTGTTCATTCTTGCTTTCTGTTACTTGGATgatataaaaaggaaaagaaagagagagaagagAAATATTGGTCCAATCATAGAGTCTACAGTGTATATGCTCTAGAGCCAACTTCTACTTCCAGTAAGTCAAGAGAGACAAAGTAAGGCAGATGCTTTGAGTAGCCAGTCATTTATTCTAACTATGATGAGTTCTCAAGTTATACGATTTGAGGAGCTAAAGAATCAATATATGGCAGACCCGTATTTCAACCAGATTGTGAGGGAGTTACAAAGGTCAAAAGCTGTAAAGAAATTGCCTACAGGTTGCATGATGGGTATCTTTTCAAAGGCAACCAACTGTGCATTCTAGAAGGGTCATTTGGTGAACAAATTATACGAGAACTTCATGGGAATGGTCTTGGAGGGCATTTTGGCAGAGACGAAACAATGGCATCGGTGACAGTTCGTTATTCTTGGCCACATATGTACAACGATGCGTGAGATCTGTGAGGTGGTGTTTTGATTGTCAGCTTAGTAAAGAGAAGTTGCAAAACACTGACTTGCTCTAGAACAGCGGATGCATCGCACATTGTTGATTTGTTTTTAAGGAAATAGTGCAGCTCCATGGTTTTACTACATCAAATGTTTCAAACAACGATGTCAAGTTTTTGGGGCATTTTTGAAGACCCTTGCGGCACAAATTAGGGACTGAATTGAAGTATTCTAGCACATGCTATACACAAACTGATGAACAAATTGAAGCAGTTAACCGGAGTTTGGGAAACTTGCTGAGAAGCTCAGCCAGAAACCATGTGAAGAGCTGGGATTCAGTCAACAGAACTATAAAGAAGACTCCTTTTGAGGTTGCATATGGCCTTAACCCACGACATGTGCTTGATTTGGTGCCATTGCCACAAGAAGCAAGGGTAGATAATGATGTAGAAGCGTAATGCTTTAGACGTGTATACATTTGAGGGTTTTGACAAAGGAAACACAACTGCTATTACCAAACAAGTTAGTCAAATTCCAGCAAAGCAAAGTGAGGTTATCCAAGAAGTTTTCGATGAGAAAGAGGTGAGATCTAGCATAAATACTCTACTAGAGGATTAGTAGGACCAGTCTTTATCATTAAGTTTTTTTCTACATTGTTTTATTTGAGTCTATGTTTTGcatctttttattaaatatttaatagtcATGTGATTAGCATGTGGCTTTCAGTACAAGTTCTATCATAATACTCTACTAGAGGGTTAGTAGGATCAATCTTTATCATTAAGTTAAGAGAGTTTTAAACCCACAAGGATTCCGGAAAAACCAGAACCATATATGCTTCTATCCCATTTCAATTACGTTTGCcttttgtttcaatttcttAGCTGTTAGAATTCCTACAGCATCAACAGAATAGACAAAAACCAAAAGGATAAGTAGGGTCAAGATAACTTGGTTGAACTGACTCAGATCCTCAATCAAAGGGAAGAAATGACAAGCAGAAGCACAATTAATCAATATTGAAGTATCTAGTCAGAATTCCAAAAATCCATGTCAAGAATAAGCTAAAGTGGGCTGACCACTTACTTGGAGATGTATCAGGAGCAATTAGAGCAACACCCTCAGCAGAAGCAGCACGTTGTGCTCCTGACTTGATTATGAAATTCTCATCAGTGCAAGTAAGCCCAGAGAGCCAGTAAAGTATCTGCTCAAAGATGAATGCAAGACAATACTGTTTGAGAATCTCATAGATTAGAAAATATCATAATACTACCCCAGAACCAAAATGTagccaaaacaaaaataaaacccgACATGTCacaaatgaaacaaataaagaGGACTCACAATAAAAAGCAGGGTGACAGACAAAATACCCTGAGGTTTGATTGAGAatacactttttttttatgaaaattggaAATACATTTAGATCCCTATTATTTTTAGGGAAAAAGTTAAAGTTAGCCCTCGATTTTACAAAGTACAGCACTCTatgaattttttgttatattaatgAGAACCTTGATGTTGTGGTcttcctttatttctttttaacctTCTTGGTTAACAGATGTAAACAATAGAATTACTTACTCtgattaatttgaatgagtgtattttctttttcccatcTACTATTTAAAATGatcttttgaaaaaatatatagagtTTGACAGGATAAATGTACTTTGAATATAACATCATGAATGAGATTTACTTTTACTAACTGAACTTAgtataatttaaaagataattgagttataattcaagttaattaaaatagtaattaaagaTGATTGTAGAactaattaaaactttcaaacttaattgtataaaatttgaagtttctaattgaaaaag from Gossypium raimondii isolate GPD5lz chromosome 1, ASM2569854v1, whole genome shotgun sequence harbors:
- the LOC105786214 gene encoding S-formylglutathione hydrolase, which encodes METKPTEIGSSKMFGGYNKRYKHFSPTLGCSMTFHIYFPPSSSPSHKFPILYWLSGLTCTDENFIIKSGAQRAASAEGVALIAPDTSPRGLNVEGEADSWDFGVGAGFYLNATQQKWKNWRMYDYVVKELPKLLSENFPQLDTSKASISGHSMGGHGALTIYLKNLDKYKSASAFAPIANPINCPWGQKAFTNYLGNDKAAWEEYDATCLIKKFHNVSATILIDQGEDDKFLDQLLAHKFEEACRSVNVPLLLRLQPGYDHSYFFISTFIDDHIRHHAQALKL